A genomic segment from Papaver somniferum cultivar HN1 unplaced genomic scaffold, ASM357369v1 unplaced-scaffold_3, whole genome shotgun sequence encodes:
- the LOC113341518 gene encoding protein trichome birefringence-like 2 — protein MKLSIWDMLSTWPHHGGKKKAASVLLGFGFFLGASVLVLTVSSFMFPSIFPTLSNPLLEDNLDGYYLKFGSHNWHHSPSITTFITPARDSTTLNNQTETYGTRNITENSSAGKLVDTGENFVSSTIAPPGNSTAENISANSNVDVAGKLVYAAEESVPPSSTNFSSDCDIFEGEWVMVKDRKQYYDPGSCPYLEGQAFDCHGNDRLDDEYIKRQWQWQSHPRNAGCKNNIPSFLNATDFLDRMRGKKLVFAGDSLNRNMYMSMVCILWSAIPDKSRVVRPSGDFTTIYKDYNCTIEFVWSAFLVSYGAVSKSKQETLRLDSIDEQAASAYHDADVLVFDSWHWWVPGKTSNGINFFREGNNLYPKLDIDKAYRKALDTWRKWVDKHIDSNKTQVVFRGFSPTHFIGGTWNTGGGCNLATKPIPSNATYIKPAPIQMKILENTLQKMKTPVLYLNISKLSYYRADAHPSVYRNIYKNYTVQERNKAPQDCSHWCLPGVPDTWNELLYAALLRDGKGKFGKL, from the exons ATGAAGCTTAGTATTTGGGACATGTTATCTACATGGCCGCATCATGGTGGGAAGAAGAAAGCAGCATCAGTGCTTCTTGGCTTCGGTTTTTTTCTTGGAGCTTCCGTACTTGTTCTTACGGTTAGTAGCTTCATGTTCCCATCTATTTTTCCTACACTAAGTAATCCTTTGCTTGAAGACAATCTCGACGGATACTATCTCAAATTTGGATCTCACAATTGGCATCACTCTCCAAGTATTACGACTTTTATTACTCCGGCAAGAGATTCCACTACCTTGAATAATCAAACGGAAACATACGGTACGAGAAACATTACTGAAAACTCAAGTGCTGGAAAATTGGTGGATACGGGGGAGAATTTTGTTTCAAGTACCATTGCTCCGCCAGGGAACTCCACTGCAGAAAACATTTCCGCAAACTCAAATGTTGATGTTGCTGGAAAATTGGTATATGCTGCGGAGGAGTCTGTTCCTCCAAGCTCCACAAACTTTTCTAGTGATTGTGATATTTTTGAGGGGGAATGGGTAATGGTCAAAGATCGAAAACAGTATTATGATCCTGGATCGTGTCCGTACCTGGAGGGACAAGCTTTTGATTGTCATGGTAATGACAGACTTGACGATGAGTACATAAAACGGCAGTGGCAGTGGCAATCTCACCCAAGAAATGCAGGTTGCAAGAACAATATACCAAG CTTCCTCAATGCAACCGATTTCCTAGACAGAATGAGAGGAAAGAAATTAGTTTTTGCAGGAGATTCTTTGAATAGGAATATGTACATGTCTATGGTGTGCATACTCTGGAGCGCAATTCCGGACAAGAGCAGAGTTGTTAGGCCATCAGGAGATTTCACTACAATATACAAG GACTACAATTGTACCATAGAATTTGTGTGGTCTGCATTTCTAGTTAGCTATGGTGCGGTATCTAAATCAAAACAGGAGACTCTAAGATTGGACTCGATTGATGAGCAAGCAGCATCCGCATACCATGATGCTGATGTTCTTGTTTTTGACTCATGGCACTGGTGGGTTCCTGGGAAGACCAGTAACGG AATTAACTTTTTTCGAGAAGGCAATAACTTGTATCCAAAGCTGGATATAGACAAAGCATACAGAAAAGCCCTTGATACTTGGAGGAAATGGGTTGACAAGCACATTGATTCTAACAAAACCCAAGTTGTTTTCAGAGGATTTTCACCAACTCATTTCAT AGGAGGGACATGGAACACAGGTGGAGGATGCAACTTAGCAACAAAGCCAATTCCAAGCAATGCAACATATATAAAACCGGCACCAATACAAATGAAAATTCTCGAAAACACTCTTCAGAAAATGAAGACTCCTGTTCTGTATCTGAACATTAGTAAGCTTTCATATTATCGAGCTGACGCACACCCTTCCGTATATCGTAATATCTACAAAAATTATACTGTTCAAGAGAGAAATAAAGCTCCTCAGGATTGCAGTCATTGGTGCTTACCAGGTGTACCTGATACATGGAATGAGCTGTTGTATGCTGCTCTTCTGAGAGATGGCAAAGGAAAATTTGGCAAATTGTAA